A region of the Synergistaceae bacterium genome:
GATTATGTTTGACGTGAAAGAGAGCCTCACTTCATGGCCGGGAAATTCTTTCCTCACAGTGTCAACAAGATTGTCGATTGCTTTGCGGGCTTCCGGCATTGACGTTCCGAACGACACAACGAGCATTGCGGATTTCTTTGGCTGACTCTCGCGGGACATTGCCGGAGTAATCATGAGCATAACAAGAAGTATTGACGCGAAAATTTTATGCATGGAAGAAATATGCCTCCTTGAAAGTTTGATTGCTTGAATTATACACGCCCTGCAAAAATCAGCCTTATGTGATAAGAAAATATAATCCCGTCAAGATATAATTACAGGGAAAAATTTTCAGGGAGACAAAAACATGATACCGACAAGAGAACAGGCATATGACCTTCTCAGGCAGCACAACAAGGAAGAGTCCCACATTCACCACGCGCACGCAGTAGAGGCGGCCATGAGGCACTTTGCGGAAATCTACCACGATGACCCGGAACTATGGGGAGTCGTCGGAGTCCTTCACGATATTGACTGGGAGGAGACAGCCCCGGAGCCTAATACGCACTGCCATGTAGCCCCCGTGATTTTGAGGGAAGCGGGAGTCGATGAGGACATCATTCACGCGGTACAGTCGCACGGATTCGGGATATGCTCTGACGTTGAGCCGGCCAATGACATGGAGAGGACTCTATTCACGGTTGACGAGCTTACCGGGCTTATCATAACGGCGGGACTCGTGAGGCCGTCAAAATCGCTTGCTGACCTCGAATTGAAGTCCGTCAAAAAGAAATGGAAGGACAAAGCGTTTGCCCGCGGCGTGAACCGTGAAATAATCAAGCAGGGTGCGGAAAAAATGAATATACCCCTCGATGACGTAATCACCGAAACAATAAAGGCACTGCGCCCGGTCGAGAAAGAAATCGGAATGTAGCAGAAAAATTCTATCGGAGATGATTCAGATATTATGTCAGTAAGAATATTGTTGGCGGATGATCATCCTTTGACGCGCTCAGGGATTGCGGAGTTTGTCAGGCGTGAGGAATCATTTGAGCTAGTCGCGGAAGCTGAAGACGGAATCGAGGCATGGGACAAAATAAAGGAGCTGCGGCCTGATGTCGCACTGCTTGACATTCGTATGCCAGGTTATGACGGCGTTGCGGTCGCGCAGAAGGTCAAGAACGAGGGAATGAATACCGCAATCGTTATGCTGACTTCCTATGACGCACAGCAGTATGTTATAGCCTCACTCAGAGCCGGGGCGCGTGGGTTCGTCCTAAAGACAGTGAGTCCCAAAGAATTAACGACTGCAATTAACACGGTCGCAAAAGGCGGGCTGTATCTTGATCCTGAAGTAGCGTCAGTGATGGGCGAGCAGGATTTTATCCCGGAGCAGTTATCCGTGAGGGAAAGAGAAGTATTATTGCTTGCGGCAAAAGGACTCTCAAGCAAGGAAGTAGCCAAGCAGTTATTCATCAGTGAAAGAACAGTGCAGACACATCTAGCGTCAATATATGACAAACTCGGCTCGCGAAACAAGACAGAGGCATTACTTCTCGCGCTGAAGTACGGAGTCGTAACGCTTGAAGAGCTGTTAGAGGACTGATGCTCTCATACTTGCGGAGAAAATTTGCGGAGGGGTCAAGCGGGTCTCACTTTCTTGCCTTTCTGCTGTGTGCGCTTGTTATCCCGTCAGCCGCCGTTGTTCTTGTGGCCGTTGCGGGAATGCTGAATCAGGAAAGCGCAATGGAGGCCGCTGTAAGCTCCTACGTTCAGGACATAGCCGAGAGCATGAGCTACCATCTCAGCACGGACTCTGATGCTTGGACGTTCTCAATGCTTGACGACTTCACGCGCTTCCCGTTCTTTTCGTGGGGGCCGTCAATACCCGGCTGGGTCGCCTTAATCGCGCAGGACGGAAGAGTCATAGTCTCGTCTCCCGGCTCAGTCGGCGTAATCTCGTCCATATGGCGCAATGATTTGCCTGTGGGAAAAGCTATACGGGCGGAGGACAAAAGCGGGGCGCAGTATACCCTAGCTGTTTACCCCGTGAAGCGTCCCAGCGGCGGCTATGTTGTCGCGGCAGTCTCGTGGACTCAGCTACTCGGCGGGCTTGTCGGAGTCGTCAGAATATGGCCTGCTCTGATTGTGGCGATTGCGTTCCTGAGCTTTGTTGCGATTCGCTTATTGTGGAGCAGAGTCGTAGCACCTTTGCGGCTTCTCGCGTCAGAAATCGACAACATGACACTCGGAAAAGACGTTCCCGAAAAACTCCCGGAAGGAACGAT
Encoded here:
- a CDS encoding hydrolase; translated protein: MIPTREQAYDLLRQHNKEESHIHHAHAVEAAMRHFAEIYHDDPELWGVVGVLHDIDWEETAPEPNTHCHVAPVILREAGVDEDIIHAVQSHGFGICSDVEPANDMERTLFTVDELTGLIITAGLVRPSKSLADLELKSVKKKWKDKAFARGVNREIIKQGAEKMNIPLDDVITETIKALRPVEKEIGM
- a CDS encoding response regulator transcription factor, producing MSVRILLADDHPLTRSGIAEFVRREESFELVAEAEDGIEAWDKIKELRPDVALLDIRMPGYDGVAVAQKVKNEGMNTAIVMLTSYDAQQYVIASLRAGARGFVLKTVSPKELTTAINTVAKGGLYLDPEVASVMGEQDFIPEQLSVREREVLLLAAKGLSSKEVAKQLFISERTVQTHLASIYDKLGSRNKTEALLLALKYGVVTLEELLED